The Ochotona princeps isolate mOchPri1 chromosome 26, mOchPri1.hap1, whole genome shotgun sequence genome contains a region encoding:
- the LOC131478015 gene encoding solute carrier family 52, riboflavin transporter, member 3-like has translation MTVLTHLLVCIFGTGSWVAINGLWVELPLLVTELPEGWNLPSYLTVVIQLANIGPLLVSLLHSFRPGCLSEVPVIFTVLGVGTLACLLITFLWNMTSWLQGGQHSVAFMVLTFFLALVDCTSSVTFLPFMSRLPSYYLTTFFMGEGLSGLLPALVALAQGSGLSASMSQTRWSLPRTAASHRYPAWPRATTHPLPSTSAECSVAGLGHKVT, from the coding sequence ATGACCGTGCtcacacacctgctggtttgcatctTCGGCACGGGCTCCTGGGTGGCCATCAACGGTCTGTGGGTGGAGCTGCCCCTGCTGGTGACAGAGCTGCCTGAAGGCTGGAACCTGCCCTCCTACCTCACCGTGGTCATCCAGTTGGCCAACATCGGGCCCCTGCTGGTCAGCCTGCTGCATAGCTTCCGGCCTGGCTGCCTCTCGGAGGTTCCTGTGATCTTCACCGTGCTGGGGGTGGGCACCCTGGCCTGTCTGCTCATCACCTTCCTCTGGAACATGACCTCCTGGCTGCAGGGCGGCCAGCACAGTGTCGCCTTCATGGTCCTCACCTTCTTCCTGGCCCTGGTGGACTGCACCTCCTCTGTCACCTTCCTGCCCTTCATGAGCCGCCTGCCCTCCTACTATCTCACCACCTTCTTCATGGGCGAAGGGCTCAGCggcctcctgcctgccctggttgctctggcccagggctcagggctctcTGCGTCAATGTCACAGACACGCTGGTCACTGCCGAGGACAGCAGCATCACACAGGTACCCAGCATGGCCCAGAGCCACGACACATCCACTTCCCTCTACCTCTGCAGAGTGCTCTGTGGCTGGCCTAGGACACAAAGTGACCTAA